In Micromonospora sp. LH3U1, one genomic interval encodes:
- a CDS encoding AfsR/SARP family transcriptional regulator, producing MEFQVLGDVAASHRGSPIELGRRQERCLLGLLLLEPGRVMLTERLIELLWNDVDAADRRATLHTYVARLRRRLAPYGVRIVTRSAGYLIDVDPATVDLHRFTAEVDRTRTIAEPAARAQALATALELWRGPLLAGVGDEDLRRRLGRGLEERRLAAFERRVEAELAAGEHVRVVGLLADLVREFPTREHGIELFMLALSRAGRRTEALEVYRNARRALVEEFGVEPGQDLQRLHQRILADDPDLALPTPAGAEAASATPRHLPRDVPGFVGRGADLAALDDVVRVDGVSSGVTAVCTIGGIGGIGKTALAVHWAHRVASHYPDGQVFVNLRGHGPDSPTRPIDALGQLLRALSVPPERIPLDVDEASALYRSTLANRRVLVLLDNAVSSEQVRPLLPASAHCLTVVTSRNRLDGLVAHEGAQSLRLGQLSDDEAYHLVATMIGTDRAATAGRDQIFRLATLCGNLPLALRVAAARIVVDDRLTVQDLLRELANATERLSGLAVEGDSAVRGVFAVSYRALPAASARVLRLLGLVPNTALSAAAVALLAGRPESQIQECIEDLVDRHLLDDDGTGRYQMHDLLRLYGRERAELEDSDGHLAVGRLADAYVQQGVAAQAVFHRLRASVPMRIAHPLAEAPSFDSLDAASAWFQVEGGNLVALVRICDGLGLARETWQLADCQYSFLVRTHALTTLRETHELGVVAARLDGRPDGERLMANGLGVAYALGRDFDQAIRWMENAAQVNLEQSSPRDEVVSRMNIGNAYGQKGDWDESEKHLRLALAGARQLDDMFILCVCLSNLGWLYTEQGRAQESLALLEEALGIAVDHDIRQQIPPLEVHLAHQNANLARYADTVEHARAAVALRHLGDHLSTARGLYWLGVGLDGLGASAEAVGCWQESHALMTEIGSGDAEYPAAALARAGQRAQTKPA from the coding sequence GTGGAGTTCCAGGTGCTCGGGGATGTCGCGGCCAGCCACCGGGGCAGCCCGATTGAGCTGGGCCGACGACAGGAGCGCTGCCTGCTGGGGTTGCTGCTGCTGGAGCCCGGCCGGGTGATGCTGACCGAGCGCCTGATCGAACTGCTGTGGAATGACGTCGACGCGGCGGATCGGCGCGCGACCCTCCATACCTACGTGGCTCGACTGCGGCGGCGGCTCGCGCCGTACGGGGTGCGCATCGTCACGCGCAGCGCGGGTTACCTGATCGACGTGGACCCCGCGACGGTCGACCTGCACCGATTCACGGCGGAGGTGGACCGGACGCGCACGATCGCAGAGCCGGCAGCCCGTGCGCAGGCCCTGGCGACGGCCCTCGAGCTGTGGCGCGGTCCGCTGCTGGCCGGCGTCGGAGACGAGGACCTGCGTCGGCGGCTCGGGCGCGGTCTGGAGGAGCGGCGGCTCGCCGCATTCGAGCGGCGGGTGGAAGCCGAGCTGGCGGCTGGTGAGCATGTCCGCGTGGTGGGGCTGCTGGCCGATCTGGTGCGGGAGTTCCCGACCAGGGAGCACGGGATCGAGCTGTTCATGCTGGCGCTGAGTCGGGCGGGCAGGCGTACCGAAGCGTTGGAGGTCTACCGCAACGCGCGCCGAGCGCTGGTGGAGGAGTTCGGTGTCGAGCCCGGCCAGGACCTCCAGCGCCTGCACCAGCGAATCCTCGCCGACGACCCGGATCTCGCGTTGCCCACACCCGCCGGCGCTGAGGCAGCCTCCGCCACGCCGAGGCACCTTCCGCGTGATGTCCCGGGCTTCGTGGGCCGCGGTGCGGATCTCGCGGCCCTGGACGACGTCGTCCGTGTCGACGGCGTGTCCTCGGGCGTCACCGCGGTCTGCACGATCGGCGGAATCGGCGGAATCGGCAAGACAGCGCTGGCGGTGCACTGGGCGCATCGTGTGGCCTCGCACTATCCGGACGGCCAGGTGTTCGTGAATCTTCGCGGCCACGGGCCGGACTCGCCGACCCGTCCGATCGACGCGCTCGGCCAGCTGTTGAGAGCGCTGAGCGTGCCACCGGAGCGGATACCCCTCGACGTCGACGAGGCATCGGCCCTGTACCGGTCGACGCTCGCGAACCGGAGGGTGTTGGTCCTGCTCGACAACGCTGTCTCCTCCGAGCAGGTGCGGCCACTACTTCCGGCGTCGGCGCACTGCCTGACGGTCGTCACCAGCCGCAACCGCCTCGACGGGCTGGTGGCCCACGAGGGGGCGCAGAGCCTACGGTTGGGTCAACTGTCGGACGACGAGGCGTACCACCTGGTCGCGACGATGATCGGCACGGATCGTGCGGCAACGGCGGGCCGGGACCAGATCTTCCGGCTGGCGACGCTCTGCGGAAACCTGCCACTGGCCCTGCGCGTCGCCGCCGCGCGGATCGTCGTGGACGACCGTCTGACCGTCCAGGATCTGCTGCGGGAACTGGCGAACGCCACAGAGCGGCTGTCCGGGCTCGCCGTCGAGGGCGACAGCGCGGTACGCGGTGTCTTCGCGGTGTCCTACCGCGCGCTGCCGGCCGCCTCGGCGCGCGTACTCCGGCTGTTGGGCCTCGTGCCGAACACGGCGCTGTCGGCTGCGGCGGTGGCGCTTCTCGCGGGCCGACCCGAGAGTCAGATCCAGGAATGCATCGAGGACCTGGTGGATCGGCACCTCCTCGACGACGACGGCACGGGCCGCTACCAGATGCACGATCTGCTGCGGCTGTACGGCAGGGAGCGGGCTGAGCTGGAGGACTCCGACGGCCACCTGGCGGTGGGACGCCTCGCCGACGCGTACGTCCAGCAGGGCGTGGCCGCCCAAGCCGTGTTCCACCGCCTCCGCGCATCGGTACCCATGCGCATCGCGCATCCCCTCGCGGAGGCACCAAGCTTCGACTCGCTGGACGCCGCCAGCGCGTGGTTCCAGGTGGAGGGCGGCAACCTGGTGGCGCTGGTCAGGATCTGCGATGGCCTCGGGCTGGCGCGAGAGACCTGGCAGCTGGCCGACTGCCAGTACAGCTTCCTCGTCCGAACCCATGCGCTGACGACGCTGCGTGAGACTCACGAACTGGGGGTGGTCGCGGCTCGCCTCGACGGCCGGCCGGACGGGGAGCGGCTCATGGCGAACGGGCTCGGTGTCGCCTACGCGTTGGGGCGTGATTTCGACCAGGCGATTCGTTGGATGGAGAACGCCGCGCAGGTCAACCTGGAGCAGAGTTCGCCCCGCGACGAGGTCGTCAGCAGGATGAACATCGGGAACGCCTATGGACAGAAGGGCGACTGGGACGAGTCTGAGAAGCACCTGCGCCTGGCCCTGGCTGGTGCCCGGCAGCTGGATGACATGTTCATCCTGTGTGTCTGCCTGAGCAATCTCGGGTGGCTCTACACCGAGCAGGGCAGGGCGCAGGAGTCGCTCGCCCTCCTCGAAGAGGCGCTCGGGATCGCCGTCGACCACGACATTCGGCAGCAGATTCCGCCACTCGAAGTGCACCTCGCCCACCAGAACGCGAACCTCGCGCGGTACGCGGACACGGTTGAGCACGCCAGGGCAGCGGTGGCGTTGCGACACCTCGGAGATCATCTCAGTACCGCTCGGGGGCTCTACTGGCTCGGCGTGGGTCTCGACGGTCTGGGCGCCAGCGCGGAGGCGGTCGGCTGCTGGCAGGAGTCCCACGCGTTGATGACCGAAATCGGTAGCGGCGACGCCGAGTATCCCGCCGCCGCCCTCGCGCGGGCCGGCCAGCGCGCGCAGACCAAACCGGCCTGA
- a CDS encoding PQQ-dependent sugar dehydrogenase, which translates to MRHFVRNNPRHPRRWRLLPAAVAAVTLLALAVGVPASAAGPSTVVGAASGRCLDVVGNVRTAGTGINIYDCNGQANQAWTFTSAGELRVYDATMCLDVVGQDTTAPAALQINGCNGGANQRWRINTSGTIVGVQSGLCLDVTGAGTANSTTVGLWTCNGQGNQRWTTSLGSTDSQPPTAPGSPRVSGLTCNSVTFAWNASTDNVAVAFYDVYHDGQLMTSVSGATLSTNLTVVAGATWGLYVNARDAAGNVSQASTTVSITPPPCQVDTQPPTAPQQLTGTASGTTVTLRWAASTDNIGVRAYDIHRGGVKVGTVTGAPPATTFTDSGLSANTAYQYYVVARDAQDNASSRSGTTTVTTGAACANPVCGVRQVTTDTDIPWGLVTLPDGTVLYNRRDAHDIVQLNPTTGAKTTVGTVPNVQSTEGEGGLLGLAVSPSYTSDRWLYIMHTSPSDNRIVRIRLENGQLNTASEQVLVSGIRRNKYHDGGRLRFGPDGKLYASTGDAQNGNYAQDRSSLEGKILRLNPDGTVPSDNPFGNYVWSYGHRNPQGLAFDSQGRLWEQEFGNSIMDETNLITRGGNYGWPACEGTSGTCNTAGFIAPARTYPTAEGSCSGITIVRDALYVACARGARMYRAVISGSSLTNVQTYFSGTYGRLRTVEPAPGGGLWLTTTNLGDKDSIPNNSNEKILHVTLGN; encoded by the coding sequence ATGCGACACTTCGTCCGGAACAACCCGCGTCATCCACGACGATGGCGGCTGCTGCCGGCGGCGGTGGCAGCGGTGACGCTGCTGGCCCTGGCGGTCGGCGTGCCGGCATCGGCCGCAGGCCCCTCGACCGTGGTCGGCGCTGCGAGCGGCCGCTGCCTGGACGTGGTCGGCAACGTCAGGACGGCCGGGACCGGCATCAACATCTACGACTGCAACGGTCAGGCCAACCAGGCGTGGACCTTCACCTCGGCCGGCGAACTGCGGGTGTACGACGCGACGATGTGTCTCGACGTGGTCGGCCAGGACACCACCGCGCCGGCCGCACTGCAGATCAACGGCTGCAACGGCGGCGCGAACCAGCGCTGGCGGATCAACACCTCTGGGACCATCGTCGGCGTCCAGTCCGGCCTGTGCCTGGACGTGACCGGCGCCGGCACCGCCAACAGCACCACCGTCGGTCTCTGGACCTGCAACGGGCAGGGTAACCAGCGGTGGACGACGTCCCTGGGCAGCACCGACAGTCAGCCGCCCACGGCGCCGGGCAGCCCGCGGGTGAGCGGCCTGACGTGCAATTCGGTGACGTTCGCGTGGAACGCCTCGACGGACAACGTCGCGGTGGCCTTCTACGACGTCTACCACGACGGTCAGTTGATGACCTCGGTGAGCGGCGCGACGCTGTCCACCAACCTCACGGTGGTCGCCGGTGCGACCTGGGGCCTGTACGTCAATGCCCGTGACGCCGCCGGCAACGTGTCCCAGGCGAGTACCACTGTCTCGATCACACCGCCGCCCTGCCAGGTCGACACCCAGCCACCGACCGCGCCGCAACAGCTCACCGGCACCGCGTCGGGCACCACTGTGACACTGCGCTGGGCCGCGTCGACCGACAACATCGGGGTCCGGGCGTACGACATCCACCGGGGTGGCGTGAAGGTCGGCACGGTCACCGGCGCACCGCCGGCGACCACGTTCACCGACAGCGGTCTGTCGGCGAACACCGCGTACCAGTACTACGTGGTGGCCCGGGACGCGCAGGACAATGCCTCATCGCGCAGCGGCACCACGACGGTGACCACCGGCGCGGCGTGCGCCAACCCGGTGTGCGGGGTGCGGCAGGTGACCACCGACACCGACATCCCGTGGGGGCTGGTCACGTTGCCGGATGGCACCGTCCTCTACAACCGCCGCGATGCGCACGACATCGTCCAGCTCAACCCCACCACCGGGGCCAAGACCACCGTGGGCACGGTGCCGAACGTGCAGAGCACCGAAGGTGAGGGCGGCCTGCTGGGCCTCGCCGTCTCGCCCAGCTACACCAGCGACCGCTGGCTGTACATCATGCACACCTCGCCCAGCGACAACCGGATCGTGCGGATCAGGTTGGAGAACGGCCAGCTCAACACCGCCAGCGAGCAGGTGCTGGTCAGCGGAATCCGGCGGAACAAGTACCACGACGGCGGTCGCCTCCGGTTCGGCCCGGACGGCAAGTTGTACGCCAGCACGGGTGACGCGCAGAACGGCAACTACGCGCAGGACCGGTCGAGCCTCGAGGGCAAGATTCTGCGACTCAACCCGGATGGGACCGTCCCCTCGGACAACCCGTTCGGCAACTACGTGTGGAGCTACGGCCACCGCAACCCGCAGGGGCTGGCGTTCGACTCGCAGGGCCGGCTGTGGGAGCAGGAGTTCGGCAACTCGATCATGGACGAGACCAACCTGATCACCCGGGGAGGCAACTACGGCTGGCCGGCGTGCGAGGGCACCAGTGGCACCTGTAACACCGCCGGGTTCATCGCGCCGGCGCGCACCTACCCGACCGCGGAAGGGTCCTGCTCGGGCATCACGATCGTGCGTGACGCGCTCTACGTGGCCTGCGCACGGGGTGCCCGGATGTATCGCGCGGTGATCAGCGGCAGCAGCCTGACGAACGTGCAGACGTACTTCAGCGGCACCTACGGTCGGTTGCGGACGGTGGAACCGGCCCCCGGCGGGGGGTTGTGGCTGACCACCACCAATCTCGGTGACAAGGACAGCATCCCGAACAACAGCAACGAGAAGATCCTGCACGTCACGCTCGGCAACTAG
- a CDS encoding serine hydrolase domain-containing protein has product MVATAVAVAVTAAGCGAPRSNPAPSVDTPAAPAGTGGAGPALTDTDVNAWLDGLLPAALDRTGIAGATVAVVDDGKIITARGYGHADTGDGGTRAVPVDPDRHLFRVGSVSKLATATAVLQLVQSGALDLDADVETYLDFDLPRSYERAVTLRHLLTHTAGFEERIAGLIGTEGGRVDLREALVTDPPAQIYEPGTVPAYSNYGNALAGYIVERVSGMRFEEYVQRNVLDRAGMASSTFEQPLPANVRDRMSNGYDTSTAPAAPFEIVGTPPAGALSAPATDMARFMLAQLGEPVGFAPLLDQPTRELMQRPALDATSLGTLADGPRMALGFFDESRNGRRILGHGGDTMYFHSHLQIYPDDRAGIFISLNSNGSGALDNHELRQAVVNGFADRYFPARNGQSTGNVDAATTAEHAALAAGTYESSRAMRSNFLTTIGLVGRTTVSVADGDRLLFEPGPLSDSPALYEEVAPWVWREVGGQRTIAMRAADNRVEAISFDSAFALLPVTPARGSAVAVPVLAASTIVLLLTVLSWPIGAIVRRRLGRAPRERAGRTARILSRLAVAGTLLALAGWVLSIASIMSLREVPAAVLRTAQVLQLVGLLGVLPAAVRLVDDVRRHVGWRRIVGSGLILLALAGAGWFAVEFRLLAPSISY; this is encoded by the coding sequence GTGGTGGCGACAGCCGTCGCCGTGGCCGTGACCGCTGCGGGCTGCGGCGCGCCGCGGAGCAACCCGGCACCGTCCGTCGACACTCCGGCCGCGCCCGCTGGCACGGGTGGTGCGGGCCCCGCCCTGACCGACACCGACGTCAACGCCTGGCTCGACGGTCTGCTGCCAGCCGCGCTCGACCGCACCGGCATCGCGGGGGCCACGGTCGCCGTCGTGGACGACGGAAAGATCATCACCGCGCGGGGGTACGGCCACGCCGACACGGGCGACGGTGGCACCCGGGCCGTACCGGTCGACCCGGACCGGCATCTCTTCCGGGTGGGATCGGTGTCGAAGCTCGCCACCGCCACCGCGGTACTGCAACTCGTCCAGAGCGGCGCTCTCGACCTCGACGCGGACGTCGAGACGTACCTCGATTTCGATCTGCCGCGCAGCTACGAGCGAGCCGTCACCCTGCGGCACCTGCTCACGCACACCGCCGGTTTCGAGGAGCGGATCGCCGGCCTCATCGGCACCGAAGGCGGCCGTGTCGACCTCCGCGAGGCTCTGGTGACCGACCCGCCGGCGCAGATCTACGAGCCCGGCACCGTGCCCGCGTACTCCAACTACGGCAACGCGCTGGCCGGTTACATCGTCGAGCGCGTCAGTGGGATGCGCTTCGAGGAGTACGTCCAGCGCAACGTCCTGGACCGCGCGGGCATGGCATCGTCGACCTTCGAACAGCCACTCCCGGCGAACGTGCGGGATCGGATGTCGAACGGGTACGACACCTCCACCGCACCCGCCGCGCCCTTCGAGATCGTCGGCACGCCCCCGGCCGGTGCGCTGAGCGCCCCGGCGACGGACATGGCCCGTTTCATGCTCGCCCAGCTCGGCGAGCCGGTGGGCTTCGCACCCCTGCTGGACCAGCCGACCCGCGAGCTGATGCAGCGCCCGGCACTCGACGCCACGTCGCTCGGCACGCTGGCCGACGGCCCCCGGATGGCTCTCGGGTTCTTCGACGAGAGTCGTAACGGCCGCCGGATCCTCGGCCACGGCGGCGACACCATGTACTTCCACTCCCACCTGCAGATCTACCCCGACGACCGGGCCGGCATCTTCATCTCACTCAACAGCAACGGCTCGGGCGCGCTCGACAACCACGAACTTCGTCAGGCGGTCGTGAACGGCTTCGCCGACCGCTACTTCCCCGCCCGGAACGGCCAGTCGACCGGGAACGTCGACGCGGCGACCACCGCCGAGCACGCCGCACTGGCGGCCGGGACGTACGAGTCCTCCCGGGCGATGCGGAGCAACTTCCTGACGACGATCGGCCTGGTCGGTCGGACGACGGTCAGCGTCGCCGACGGTGACCGGTTGCTGTTCGAGCCGGGCCCGCTGTCCGATTCCCCCGCCCTCTACGAAGAGGTGGCGCCGTGGGTCTGGCGCGAGGTCGGCGGGCAGCGCACGATCGCCATGCGGGCGGCCGACAACCGGGTCGAGGCGATCAGTTTCGACTCCGCGTTCGCGCTGCTGCCCGTCACACCCGCACGAGGCTCCGCGGTGGCCGTCCCGGTGCTCGCCGCGTCGACCATCGTGCTGCTGCTCACCGTCCTGTCCTGGCCGATCGGCGCGATCGTCCGACGCCGGCTCGGCCGCGCCCCACGGGAGCGGGCGGGGCGCACCGCGCGAATCCTGAGCCGCCTCGCCGTCGCCGGTACGCTGCTCGCGCTCGCTGGTTGGGTGCTGAGCATCGCCAGCATCATGAGCCTGCGGGAGGTCCCCGCTGCCGTCCTGCGCACCGCACAGGTGCTGCAACTGGTCGGCCTGCTGGGTGTGCTGCCCGCCGCCGTCCGGCTGGTCGACGACGTCCGACGCCACGTCGGCTGGCGAAGGATCGTCGGCAGCGGCCTGATCCTGCTCGCTCTCGCCGGTGCGGGATGGTTCGCCGTCGAGTTCCGGTTGCTCGCCCCTAGCATCTCCTACTGA
- a CDS encoding sensor histidine kinase, with translation MRDHTGTEPGSPRLTRWIDGRLTRLGVLGVFSRDCLLAAVLTVLTFALLTVLLWFVAPEDGVSFDPTRAWLLVAICCAQAMLLCLRRVRPLLCLALVVGLQLPVLGLSLPEATIRGIAPFVVAYTVGSLLPLRRALLAVGAAVLVESIGAAVLVTPDLLTAVAYVSASALTYLGATFVGSYVATYRRYVELVRVRAEEAIREQRTKVQAAIGAERSRMARELHDVAAHHLSGMVVQAAAVERLIDRDPAAAKAGVTWIRTQGKETLDNLRLIVGVLRGRPGHEGGDGAAPVPGLGMLDDLVRTAGNLGGPVELVREGQQREVSPIADVALYRIAQESLSNVRQHAPGAPVRVVLRFLPRSVSLEVVNEPAAPQPAPAARTGGVGLVGMRERAQLIGATFTAGPTAVGGWSVTATLPTNDPVASHPKGETPA, from the coding sequence ATGAGGGACCACACCGGCACCGAGCCCGGCTCACCGCGACTGACGAGGTGGATCGACGGACGGCTCACCCGGCTCGGAGTGCTGGGAGTGTTCTCCCGGGACTGCCTGCTGGCGGCGGTTCTGACCGTACTGACATTCGCCCTCCTGACGGTGCTGCTCTGGTTCGTGGCACCGGAGGACGGAGTGTCCTTCGACCCGACGCGGGCCTGGCTGCTCGTCGCCATCTGCTGCGCCCAGGCGATGCTGCTGTGCCTGCGTCGGGTCCGGCCGCTGCTCTGCCTCGCGCTCGTCGTCGGCCTGCAACTGCCCGTCCTCGGCCTCTCCCTGCCCGAAGCGACCATCCGCGGCATCGCACCGTTCGTCGTGGCGTACACCGTCGGGTCGTTGCTACCGCTTCGGCGCGCGCTGCTGGCCGTCGGCGCGGCCGTGCTGGTGGAGTCGATCGGGGCGGCCGTTCTGGTGACCCCCGATCTCCTGACGGCCGTCGCGTACGTCTCCGCGAGCGCCCTGACCTACCTGGGCGCGACCTTCGTCGGCAGCTACGTGGCCACGTACCGACGCTACGTCGAGTTGGTCCGGGTGCGGGCAGAGGAGGCGATCCGGGAGCAGCGGACGAAGGTTCAGGCGGCGATCGGCGCGGAGCGCTCCCGGATGGCCCGGGAGCTGCACGACGTGGCGGCCCACCACCTGTCCGGCATGGTCGTGCAGGCGGCGGCGGTCGAGCGGCTGATCGACCGCGACCCGGCAGCGGCGAAGGCCGGGGTGACCTGGATCCGGACCCAGGGCAAGGAGACCCTGGACAACCTGCGGCTGATCGTCGGTGTGCTGCGCGGCCGGCCGGGACACGAGGGCGGCGACGGTGCCGCTCCGGTGCCGGGGCTGGGCATGCTCGACGACCTTGTCCGCACCGCGGGCAACCTCGGCGGCCCTGTCGAGCTCGTCCGGGAGGGGCAGCAGCGCGAGGTGTCGCCGATCGCCGACGTCGCGCTCTACCGGATCGCGCAGGAGTCCCTCAGCAACGTCCGCCAGCACGCACCGGGCGCACCGGTGCGGGTGGTGCTCCGCTTCCTGCCCCGCTCGGTGTCGCTGGAGGTGGTGAACGAACCGGCCGCCCCGCAACCCGCACCGGCGGCACGGACCGGCGGCGTCGGACTGGTGGGCATGCGCGAGCGCGCACAGCTGATCGGCGCGACGTTCACGGCCGGCCCGACCGCGGTCGGTGGTTGGTCGGTCACCGCGACGCTACCGACGAACGATCCCGTCGCGTCGCACCCGAAGGGAGAGACCCCGGCATGA
- a CDS encoding response regulator has product MIRVMLVDDQAVVRAGFRVILEQAGEIEVVAEASSGSSAIELARRLQPDVICMDVRMPHGDGLTATRQIVADAPGTPPAVLVVTTFDLDEYVFGALESGASGFILKDCEPEDLIEAVRRLASGYGLVDQAVTRRVISEFARRTPVPRSDAAAAHQLTARETEIVELLAQGLSNVEIAEQLFIETSTVKSHLGRAMAKIGARDRLQTVVWAYQNGVIHR; this is encoded by the coding sequence ATGATCAGAGTGATGCTCGTCGACGACCAGGCGGTCGTACGCGCCGGCTTCCGCGTCATCCTCGAACAGGCGGGTGAGATCGAGGTCGTGGCGGAGGCGTCGAGCGGATCCTCGGCGATCGAGCTGGCCCGCCGGCTGCAACCGGACGTCATCTGCATGGACGTCCGGATGCCCCACGGCGACGGGCTCACCGCGACCCGACAGATCGTCGCGGACGCGCCGGGGACGCCGCCGGCGGTGCTGGTGGTGACGACGTTCGACCTCGACGAGTACGTCTTCGGCGCGCTGGAGTCCGGTGCCAGCGGGTTCATCCTCAAGGACTGTGAGCCCGAGGACCTCATCGAGGCGGTCCGTCGCCTCGCCAGCGGGTACGGGCTCGTCGACCAGGCCGTCACCCGCCGGGTCATCTCGGAGTTCGCCAGGCGTACGCCCGTTCCCCGCTCCGACGCCGCGGCGGCGCATCAGCTGACCGCGCGGGAGACCGAGATCGTGGAGCTGCTCGCGCAGGGCCTGTCCAACGTCGAGATCGCCGAGCAGCTCTTCATCGAGACCAGCACGGTCAAGTCGCACCTCGGGCGGGCCATGGCCAAGATCGGCGCACGGGACCGGCTGCAGACCGTGGTGTGGGCGTACCAGAACGGAGTGATCCACCGGTGA
- a CDS encoding sulfite oxidase, with product MTLSLPSATEATILKPLSPRLLTPHEGNAEMRWEAMAGQGQVVPIDRFFVRNHTRSPLLDVDTWRLRLFGTGLRGSPTRDDPVEFDYGDLRAMPAEETTALLECAGNGRRFFASQQARPAPGVPWTLGAVGVARWRGVRLSTVLRHAGLTDTAVAVQPEGLDPDYVTGGENLGRVRRPIPIGKALDDVLLAYEMNGRALPVDHGFPVRLVVPGWIGIFSIKWVGPIEVSATPLFSPWNTRFYRMFGPGHPVAGRPVTTTVVKSAFELPWDARVPAGGEVLLRGRSWSGNGPIRTVDISTDDGATWRPADLDPADEGGAWQRWTALWRPPRPGRWTLRARATDVTGAGQPDQARPNALGYLFDGVVRHPVTAD from the coding sequence GTGACACTCTCCCTCCCGTCCGCCACCGAGGCGACAATCCTCAAGCCGCTCTCCCCACGCCTGCTCACCCCCCACGAGGGCAACGCCGAGATGCGCTGGGAGGCCATGGCGGGGCAGGGTCAGGTGGTCCCCATCGACCGGTTCTTCGTCCGCAACCACACCCGCAGCCCGCTGCTGGACGTCGACACCTGGCGGTTGCGCCTGTTCGGCACCGGCCTACGGGGCTCGCCGACACGGGACGACCCGGTCGAGTTCGACTACGGCGACCTCCGGGCCATGCCCGCCGAGGAGACCACCGCCCTGCTGGAGTGCGCGGGCAACGGGCGCCGCTTCTTCGCCTCCCAGCAGGCCCGCCCGGCACCGGGCGTGCCGTGGACCCTCGGCGCCGTGGGGGTGGCGCGCTGGCGGGGCGTACGACTGTCGACCGTTCTTCGCCACGCCGGTCTGACCGACACCGCGGTCGCCGTGCAGCCCGAGGGTCTCGACCCGGACTACGTCACCGGCGGGGAGAACCTTGGCCGGGTACGCCGACCGATACCGATCGGCAAGGCCCTCGACGACGTGTTGCTGGCGTACGAGATGAACGGACGGGCGCTGCCGGTCGACCACGGTTTCCCGGTGCGGTTGGTGGTGCCGGGCTGGATCGGCATCTTCTCGATCAAGTGGGTCGGCCCGATCGAGGTCTCCGCCACACCCCTCTTCTCCCCGTGGAACACCCGGTTCTACCGGATGTTCGGTCCCGGTCATCCGGTCGCTGGCAGACCCGTGACGACCACGGTGGTCAAGAGCGCCTTCGAACTACCGTGGGACGCCCGCGTTCCGGCCGGTGGGGAGGTGCTGCTGCGGGGCCGATCCTGGTCCGGCAACGGCCCGATCCGCACGGTCGACATCAGCACCGACGACGGGGCGACCTGGCGACCCGCCGACCTCGACCCCGCCGACGAGGGCGGGGCCTGGCAGCGATGGACGGCGCTCTGGCGCCCGCCGAGGCCCGGCCGGTGGACCCTGCGCGCCCGGGCCACCGACGTCACCGGGGCGGGCCAACCGGACCAGGCCCGTCCCAACGCTCTCGGGTACCTGTTCGACGGTGTCGTCCGGCACCCGGTGACGGCCGACTGA